The Candidatus Anoxymicrobium japonicum genome includes a window with the following:
- a CDS encoding phosphomethylpyrimidine synthase — protein sequence MVERLTLLERLKRGDIPRALELAAAGEPLEVEEIARGVIQGMVVFPLNGLRALSMPCAIGAGLRTKVNANIGTSKDRAEIGFEMAKLETAVDTGADTVMDLSTGGDIDEVRRKVIEASRVPVGTVPIYQAAIESKEKHGSIVAMTPDEMFEAIERHAADGVDFVTVHCGVTLKALSCLEATERIADIVSRGGAFLSGWMIHNERENPLYEDFDRLLDIARKYEMTLSLGDGFRPGAVADATDSAQIQELITLGELVARCREAGVQAMVEGPGHVPISQIVENVRIAKEITRDAPFYVLGPLVTDVAPGYDHIVAGIGGALAASAGADFLCYVTPREHLGLPDVDDVREGTIVTRIAAHAGDLAKNPEYFMTWDNEMSGARKALEWDKQVALAIDPKRAGTVLAQCRVEEHEGCAMCGEFCAMKFVAEYLG from the coding sequence ATGGTGGAGAGATTGACTCTGTTAGAGAGATTGAAGCGAGGGGATATCCCGCGGGCGCTGGAGCTCGCGGCCGCGGGAGAGCCGCTAGAGGTGGAGGAGATAGCCCGCGGGGTGATTCAGGGGATGGTTGTTTTTCCGCTGAACGGGTTGCGGGCGCTTTCGATGCCGTGCGCGATCGGTGCCGGATTGCGCACCAAGGTCAACGCGAACATCGGGACCTCGAAAGACAGGGCGGAAATCGGCTTCGAGATGGCAAAACTCGAAACGGCTGTTGACACGGGCGCCGACACTGTTATGGATCTCTCCACAGGAGGAGACATCGATGAGGTGAGGCGCAAAGTCATCGAAGCGTCGCGGGTTCCCGTGGGCACCGTGCCCATATACCAGGCCGCCATCGAGTCCAAAGAGAAGCACGGCAGCATCGTGGCGATGACACCAGACGAGATGTTTGAGGCGATCGAGCGCCACGCGGCCGATGGGGTGGATTTTGTGACGGTTCACTGCGGGGTGACATTAAAAGCGTTGTCGTGCCTCGAGGCTACAGAACGGATCGCGGACATCGTGAGCCGGGGAGGCGCGTTCCTCTCAGGGTGGATGATCCATAACGAGCGCGAAAACCCGCTCTATGAGGATTTCGACAGATTGCTCGACATAGCGCGAAAGTATGAGATGACACTCAGCCTCGGAGACGGCTTCCGCCCCGGGGCGGTAGCGGACGCCACGGACAGCGCGCAGATACAGGAGCTTATTACGCTCGGAGAGCTGGTGGCGCGGTGCCGCGAAGCGGGAGTGCAGGCCATGGTCGAGGGGCCGGGGCACGTTCCGATATCGCAGATCGTGGAGAACGTCAGGATCGCCAAGGAGATCACGAGGGACGCGCCTTTCTACGTGCTCGGGCCGCTGGTGACCGATGTGGCGCCGGGCTACGACCACATAGTGGCGGGCATAGGGGGGGCACTGGCCGCGTCGGCTGGCGCGGATTTCCTGTGTTACGTGACCCCGCGCGAGCACCTTGGGCTTCCCGACGTCGATGACGTGCGGGAGGGCACGATCGTCACACGGATCGCCGCCCACGCGGGCGATCTGGCAAAGAACCCCGAATACTTTATGACATGGGACAACGAGATGTCCGGCGCTCGCAAGGCGCTCGAGTGGGACAAGCAGGTCGCCCTCGCGATAGATCCGAAGCGGGCGGGAACGGTGCTGGCGCAGTGCAGGGTCGAGGAGCACGAAGGTTGCGCCATGTGCGGCGAGTTTTGCGCCATGAAGTTTGTGGCGGAGTACCTGGGCTAA